In Desulfosediminicola ganghwensis, a single window of DNA contains:
- a CDS encoding universal stress protein yields MKEIKHIIVPVDLVEHTRNIVDLAIFMANRHESEICFFHCVEFVESASMWEMAIMKFSYEDYMAKKILHAEQAIQNFIKDAASECQNYQISVVAGDIVSEIMACAETNKGDLIIMGTHGKQTQKKIVLGSISEQVLRKAQCPVMVINP; encoded by the coding sequence ATGAAAGAAATCAAACATATCATTGTTCCGGTTGATCTTGTCGAACATACGAGAAATATCGTTGACCTCGCAATATTCATGGCGAACAGACATGAAAGCGAAATCTGCTTTTTCCATTGTGTTGAATTTGTCGAGTCCGCATCCATGTGGGAGATGGCAATAATGAAATTTTCGTATGAAGATTACATGGCAAAGAAAATCCTTCATGCAGAACAGGCTATTCAAAATTTCATCAAAGATGCTGCCAGTGAATGCCAGAATTATCAGATTAGTGTGGTAGCTGGTGATATTGTCAGTGAAATTATGGCTTGCGCAGAGACCAACAAGGGTGACTTGATAATTATGGGGACCCATGGCAAACAGACACAGAAAAAAATTGTTCTCGGCAGTATTTCTGAACAAGTTCTCAGGAAGGCCCAATGCCCTGTGATGGTTATCAATCCATAA